A segment of the Marinobacter arenosus genome:
CCGATCGGAAAGTTCCACGGCGTAATAAGGCCAGCGACCCCGATCGGCCGGTAATGAACGGTCCAGGTGCAGTCCTTCGGTTTTTCCGGAATCGTGTGCGCGTCCAACGCCTGGATGTGCTTGGAGCAATAGTCAAAGAAACCGGCAGCGTAATCGACCTCGCCCTGGGCCTCATGCAGCGGCTTGCCATGTTCCATGCAAAGGATCCGGCCGACCTCCTCCTTGTTGGCCTTGAGCGCGTCCCGGATATCTTCCAGCCACTTCCTGCGGGTCTCAATGGAGTAGGGACTGGTGAGTCGAAGCGCCGACTTGCCCGCAGCAACCGCGGCCTTTACCTCGTCCTCGGTCATTGAGGCTGCCTGGGCGATCACCTTGCCCGTTGCCGGGTTGTAGACGTCGAAGGTGTGTCCCTGCGCATTGTCAGTCCAGCGACCGCCGATGTAGCCCGTCATCTTTTCCAGCAGTGGTGACTCGATCATCACGGCTCCTCTATCTGTCAGTGTCGGTATGCCCCGGTGGGGCACAGTTGCGTCGGTTAAATATGTCTTCCATAGTGGATGCTGATTCACTGGCTGTAAAGTCGACAGCCAGGCTTTTGATCACCCTCCGACTGTGCCTATACTCGGAGAATCGGAAACCACGGAGGTCGGATAATGAAAGCGTTTTTCCACCCTGCTCAGGATCAGCATCTTCCAAAGACCTACTTCACCCGCGGACAGATGCGGCAGCCGCAGGAAGTCCCGGATCGTACCGGTCAGATGCTCGAAGGCCTGAAGGAAATGGGCATACCGGTTCTGCAGCCTTCCGACCAGGGTGCGGCCGCCATTGCCAAGGTCCATGACCTGGGCTACCTCCGTTTTCTGGAATCGGCGCACCGGCGCTGGGTGAAAATGGATGACTGGGGCGACGAGGTGATTTCAAACATTTTCGTGCGATCCCCCAACCACCTGACCGGCATCCTGGCCGAGGCGGCTCGCTACCAGGCCGATGGCAGCTGCCCGATCGGCGAGAACACCTGGCACGCGGCCTACTGGTCTGCACAGACCGCCCTGGGCGCCGCGGATGTCCTGATCGCCGGCGACCGCATTTCCTACGCCGTGTGCCGGCCGCCTGGCCATCACGCCCGGCGGGATGCCGCCGGCGGTTTCTGTTACCTGAATAACGCGGCCATTGCCGCCGAGCACATGAAAAGCCGGTTCCCGCGCATCGCCATCCTCGATACCGACATGCACCACGGACAGGGCATCCAGGAGATTTTCTACGATCGCAGCGACGTGCTGTACGTCTCGATCCACGGGGATCCGACCAATTTCTACCCGGTGGTAACTGGTTTCGAGAATGAGCGGGGCGAAGGCGAAGGCTTCGGCTACAACATCAACCTGCCCATGCCGCACGGGGCCTCGGAAGACGATTTCTTCGAGAAACTGGATGAGTCCCTGGCGGCCATCAAGCTGTACCAGCCGGATGCGCTGATCCTCGCACTGGGCTTCGACATCTACAAGAACGACCCGCAGGCCAAGGTCTCGGTCACCTCGGAGGGGTTCTGCCGGCTGAGTTCCCACATCCGTCAGCTCGGACTGCCGACACTGGTGGTACAGGAAGGTGGCTACGACCTGGACGCCCTCAGCGAGAACGTCCAGCAGTTTTTCAAGGGCCTGGCCGGCTGACCCATCAGGACGCCGGCGCGTACACCTTGATGTTGTCGTGCCCTTCCGCCTTTAGGTGACCGGCGTGCATCCGGCTCATTGACCCACGATCGCAATACAGCAGGTACTGCCGGTCCGCCGGCAGCTCCGCGATCTGCTGGTTCAGCTCGTAGAACGGGATCTGGACGACTTCATTGTTGGTCAGCATCAGCGGTGACTGTTCGCCCTCACTGGGGTGGCGAACATCAATGATCACATCGTCCACGCCCGGCGTCTGGACCAATTCCACGTCCTCGGGAGTCTGGGTGGTTTCCAGCAGGCGGCTGATCGGGGTTTCCTCCCGGGCTTCCACCGCGCCGGCCAGCACCGACGGATCCATTTCCGCCTCATCCGCTTCGACCCGATGCAGTTTTGCCCGCGTGGCCGGTTTCTGGGAAATCACGCCGCAGTATTCCGGCATGGTGCGAGCGTAGGACTCGGTACCAATCTCGCGGGCAATGTTGATGATGGTTTCCTTGTCCATGGAAATCAGCGGGCGCAGAACGACTTCATCACTGGCCCGGTCCACCACATTGAGGTTGCTCAGGGTCTGACTCGACACCTGCGCCACCGCATCGCCAGTAACCAGGCCCACGGCATTGTTCTTCTTTGCAATTTCCGCCGCAGCCTTGAGCATCTGGCGCTTCAGCACCACGCCCCAGTGACGGTGATTGACCGAGCGCATGATTTCAGCGACCACACCGTCAAACGGCACGGAAATGAACTTGGCGTTGTGGGATGCGCCGTAACGATTCCACAGGTAATGCACCACCTGGCGAACGCCAACCTCGTGCGCGGTTCCTCCAAGATTGAAAAACAGGAAATGGTTCCTAAGCCCGCGACGCATCATCAGGTACGCCGCCACCGAGGAATCGTACCCGCCGGAAATCAGCGTCATCACGTTCTCGACACTGCCCAACGGGTAACCGCCCAGCCCGCGATGCTTGCGGTGGGCAATGTGGAACTGGTCGTCCCGAACCTCGATCCGCACTTCCACGTCGGGCGCCTTCAGGTCCACACCGGTCGCGCTCGAGGCCTGCATCAGGGCGGCGCCCACGGTGCGCTCAAGATCAATGGACCGGAAGTCATGTTCACCATGACGACGGGCGCGGACGGCGAAGGTTTTTCCCGCCAGTCGGTCGGCGAAGGCGTCCACGGCTTTTGCCGCAACATCGTCGAGGCCGGCGAACGGAAACACGCCAATCTCCTGAATGGTGGAGATGCCCGGGATCCGCAGCAACTCCTCGACAACAGCCCCAGAGAGACCACGGCCTTCCGGAACGGCCACATCCACCCGATCCCAACTGCCCTCCACGACAATGTCGTGATCCAGCCTGGCCAGCAGCTTGCGAATGTTCTGCCGCAGATGACGCATCTGCTGGCGGCGGACGGGTTTGCTCTTGATGGCGACTTCAGGAGCCGGACGAATAAGTAGTTTCATAATCGGAGTATTGTCGAGTGGCGTATAACGCAGAAAGCACTTAGTCTACCTTTTTGGGACCATGCCTCAAAATCAGGCATTGCCGAAACACCGGCCGGAAGGTGTCTCCGGGCCCTCGTAGCCGGAACCATTCAGGAGTTTTATCGTTCATGCAAGAACCCACCATCAATGCCCTCGTGTCACCGGAGGGCAGTCTCGAGATCCTCTCCAACCATGAGGTGAGCCGCCTCAAGGACCGAAGCCAGGGCGGCCTGTACCGGCTCTTTCGCCAGTGCGCGCTCGCGGTCCTGAACACGGGTGTCGAGACCGACGACTGTAAAACGCTGATGGAATCCCACGCCGATTTCGATGTCCGGCTGGTGCCCCAACCCCGGGGTCTTAAACTGGAACTGATCAACGCACCCGCCCACGCGTTCGTGGACGGAGAGATGCTGCGCGGTATCCGCGAGCACCTGTTTTCCGTGCTGAGGGATATCATCTACTCCCACTCCATCCCCCAGAGTGCCGCCGGCTTCCGCCGCGACGACCCGGAAGATCTCACCAACCTGGTGTTCCACGTACTGCGCAATGCCCGGGTCCTTGAGCCCGGACGGCAACCGGACCTGGTGGTGTGCTGGGGGGGCCATTCCATCAGCCAGGACGAGTACCAGTACAGTAAGGAAGTCGGGCACCAGCTGGGCTTGCGCTCCCTGAGCATCATCACCGGCTGTGGCCCCGGCGCCATGAAAGGCCCGATGAAAGGCGCGACCATCGCCCACGCCAAGCAACGGGTGAAGAACGGACGCTACATTGGCATTACCGAACCCGGCATCATCGGTGCCGAGGCACCGAATCCGATCGTCAACGAACTGGTCATCATGCCGGATATCGAAAAGCGGCTGGAAGCCTTTATTCGCTGCGGCCACGGCGTCATCGTGTTTCCCGGCGGCGTCGGTACCGCAGAGGAAATCCTCTACCTGCTGGGCATTCTGCTGCACCCGGACAACGCCGATCTGCCCTTCCCCGTGGTCTTCACCGGGGAAAAGGAAAACGCGGAGTATTTCGAGATGATCGACAAGTTCATCCGGAATGCCCTGGGCGACGAAGCCGCCAGCAAGTACGAAATCATCATCGACGACCCTGCCCGTGTGGCACAGACCATGAAAAAGGGCATGAAAGAGGTGGAAACGTTCCGGCGCGCGATGCAGGACGCCTACTACTTCAACTGGATGCTAAAGATTGACCCGGTGTTCCAGCTGCCGTTCCACCCGAACCACGACAACATGCGGGCGCTCGAACTGCATCGGGACCAGCCGGTACATCTTATCGCCGCCAATCTGCGGAAAGCGTTCAGCGGGATTGTTGCCGGAAACGTGAAGGAAGATGGTATTCGTCAGGTGCAAGCCAAGGGCCCGTTCGAGATCGCCGGGGACCCGACGTTGATCAAACCCCTGGAAGCAATGCTGGCCCAGTTCGTGGCCCAGAACCGGATGAAACTGCCCGGCTCATCGGCCTACCGGCCCAGTTACCGAATTGTCAGCGGGGCGGCCTGAGCCGCCTCACTGATAGCCCGGAGACCTTACTTGCCGCCGTCAGCCGGGAGGCTGGCGAAATAGGCGGCCAGGTTGGCGATATCGGTATCGCTCAGCGCGGCGGCCTGACCCTGCATGATGGCCGCCTGGCCACCAGTGCGTTGCTTGTTTTTGTAGGCCTTGATCGCGGAGACCAGGTACTGCTCGTTCTGACCGGCCAGATTCGGGTAAGTCGGAATCTGGGCCAGACCATTCTGGCCGTGGCAGGCCGCGCAGACCGCAGCCTTCGCCTTGCCGGCTTCGGCGTCGGCGGCAGCCGCAATGGCCGGGACGGCCGTGCTGAGCGCAAAAATTCCCGCAATGGCGTAGTGTTTCAATGTCATTGTCTTTACCCTCTCATCATCGTTTTTAGCGTTTGCCTACCGGCAGTCGGTACCGGACTGTAAACTGTCTGACTTTATATACCACAGAGCCTGTTATCGCCAAATGCGATAAATCAATCGCTTTGTTCGACGTTGGTCCTCTTTTCACCTGGCCGGTTTGACTTGAGAGTACGGTGAGCGACGTGGCCCAGATTATTTTTGAAGACCGGAGATTCCCTCAATGTCCATAGAGGTTCAGGAAATTGAATGCCTGGAAGGCCACATCGGCCTGCTTACCCTGAATGCCCCCGCCAGCCTCAACGCTCTTTCGGAGCCCATGATCAACGAACTACAGACCACCCTGGACCGCTGGGCCGAGGATGACCGCATCTGTGCGGTTGTGCTCCAGGGCAAGGGCGAACGGGCGTTCTGCGCCGGCGGGAACATTCGTAATCTTTACAGCGCCATCAAGGAAGGTGGCGAACACGACATTGCCACCCGTTTCTTTACTCGCGAGTACCGGCTGGACTACAGCCTGCACCGGTTTCCCAAGCCCATCGTCGGCATTGCCCACGGCGTGGTGATGGGCGGCGGACTGGGGCTGCTGGCGGCTTGCCGTTACCGACTGGCAACACCCAATGTGATGGTGGCCATGCCGGAAATCTCCATCGGACTGTTTCCGGATGTGGGCGCCAGCTGGTTCCTGAACCGTTTGCCCGGACGCATCGGCCTGTTCATGGGGTTGACCGGGGCCCGGCTGAACATCACCGACACCATCCGCATTGGCCTCGCCGATATGGTGTTGCTGGAGGAAGACCGGGAGTCCCTGCTTGGGGAGCTCCAGAACCAGCGATGGACCGGCGAACCGGCGGCGGACGACAACCGCCTGTTCCGGCTGCTCAACCAGATGCACGCCCCGGATTACCGCTCACTTGAACACAGCAACCTCGAACGGCACGAACAGGACATCGCCCGACTCAGTGCCGGTGATGAATTACCGGAGATCGTCGATCAACTGCTTTCGGCCGAGATCGACAGCGAGTGGTGGAATGCCTGCATGAGCAACCTCAGGGGTGGCTGCCCGGTGTCGGCGTGGCTGATCTGGACCCAACTGCAGAAGGCGCAGCAGATGTCGCTCAAGGACGTGTTTCGCATGGAACTGGCCATGGCGATGGAATGCACCCGCCGACCGGACCTGCCGGAGGGCATCCGGGCGAGGCTGGTGGAAAAGGACCAGAGACCAACCTGGTCATTCGCCAGTGTGGCCGACGTTCCGCCGGACGTGGTCCAGGCCCATTTCCAGCCGGAATGGGACGATGAAACCGATCCCATGCAGCTTGGCTGAGCCCTACAGCTCCGCGCCAGCCTGGACCAGCAGCATCTCAAGATCGCGGTTGTTGCTGGCCCGGGCCACGTCCAACGCGGTGCGGCCATCGGCGCTGCGATAATTCACATCCGCGCCCCCGGCCAGCAGCATTTCCGCCGTCAACAGATCACCACTGTCGACAATCTTCATCAATAATGACTCGCCACCCTGGCTGACGTTCACGTTGGCGCCGGCAGCCAGCAACACTTTGACGACCGACAGGTGCCCCTGCTCGGCAGCCCGGATGACCGGCGTATAGCCATTGGCATCCCGGGCGTTCACCCGTGCCCCCGCCGACAACAGTAACTGGACCAGACGGCGACTGCCTTGGGCCGACGCTACCATCAGCGGTGTTTCACCATCGGCGGTGGCCAGGTCCGGCGACGCCCCCTCCGACAACAGGTACCAGGCGACTCGGTCCCGGCCCGCGGCCACCGCGGCCATCAGCGGCGAGCCCTTTTCGGTCAGGGTGTTGAGCGATGCCCCCGCCTCGGACAAGGCCATCACCCGATCCAGGTCCCCCTGTTCTGCGGCTTCTATCATGGGCGTGGCAGCGCCGGTAGCGGTCTCCAGTTCCAGGTTCGTCGGTTCGGAGCGCGAGGCGCATCCGGACACCCAGGACAGGAGCAACAACAGGATAAACACTGGATAACGGGGGGAGCCGGTTCCCTTGGCCATAGCAGACGATCTCGGTCGGATAATGTGTGACCTATTCTGGGCAGCACCGAAGGAGAATTAAATCGAGCGAGTCACAACTCTGGCCCCTTTTGCAGGAGTTCACGAATCATCGCCCGTAACCGTTCCTCACCGTCGCGCTGACCGAGACACAGCCCATCCGCCTGCAGGGTCGGCCAGTTCCGCTGCTGCAGCACCGCGGCTGTCCACAGCGCGGCATCACCCTGAGCCTGCAACCAGGCCGCGACTCCGCTTACCCTGCTAGTTTTTCGCAGCACCGGGAGACTGAGCAGGAACCCCCGATGGCCATGACCAAAGCTGCGAAGATCCCGGCGATCGTGGTCATTCAGGCGCTCGTTTGCCGGCAGGTCGTCATCCAGGGCAGCCAGCAAGCCGGGTTCCAGCGCCGGCCAGGCCAGTGGCAACAGCGCCAGCCAGTGTTCCGCCTGACGGGCGCGGAGCTGGCCAACCAGGCGCGCCCCCGCCTCGCTGAGGCCGCTCATCATCTGCACCGGGTATTCGCCGCTGGTGGCCTCCTGGTTCAGGCCCAGTCTCACCAGCCGCAGGCCACAGGCGCGCCAGAATGCCAGCAACGCCGGACTGCCGCCGAAACTGGTGCCGACCGTGTCCAGCCCCTCCTCGCGGGCCGCCTCACTGGCCGCGGCCACCAGCCGACGGCCAACACCACACCGCCTGGCCGCGTCGGGCACGGCAATGCGGACCACGCGCAAACACCCCTGGGACGCGGCTTCCGGGAAACCGCTGTGGCTGGCCAGTGACTGTGGCAGCAGATGGCCCCGGATTCGGCGTTGCCCCATGGTCACCTGCTCGGCCAGCTCCGGCGCCAGGCCACCTTCCACCGCGCCCCAGAGAATGCCAACGGTGACGTTACCCACCCTCGCCCGCCAGCTCCGGGCCGACGGAGCATCCATCCACTGCCTGAGATCTCCGGGCGTGGTGCGGTAATGCGCGTCCACCAGCAGGCCAAAGGCGTCCGATAATTGCCGATCGTCTGCGTTACGGGGAACAAACGGTTCAATGATCACGTCATCGGGGCTGACGCTCACAGACACGGAGGCCCGGTTATCCGCCGCCAGAAGATACAGACGCGACACCAGCGGTTCCAGGGGATCACTGACCGACCAACGGACCGGCGCCGTCAGGGTCATTAACTGCCAGTGCGGCGTCTCCCGGTTCAGGATCTGCCGGAAACGGATCGCAAAGCCCCGGCCAGCCCCCTCGTAGCCATGAATGGTGGACGAGAACACCACCCGGGGCCACCCCAGCAGCACCTGCTTGAGCAGTGGAGCCGGGATCGCCGCGGCCTCGTCCACCAACACCACTTCGGACTCTGGCTTTTCCGCCAACAGTTCCCGGATCGTGACGAACCTGAGGCAGGCGCCCGCCCGGGTCTGCAGGCAGGCGTCGGAGGCGGCCAGAAGGTCCTCCCCCAGGGCTTCCCGGGCATGACGAAACAGGGTATCCACGTTGTCGCGGGATGGCGCCGACACCAGAATCTGTCGCCGCCCCCGTTGCAGCAGAGCGGCCGCCGCCAATCCCAGCGCCGCGGACTTGCCACGACCGCGATCCGCTGTGATGACCATGGGCCGACGCCGACGCCCCAGACCAAACTGGACCAACCGTTCGATCAGATCCTGCTGATCCGAGGTGGCGCCGACAGTGAACCCGTTGTCCGGTTCGGCAAGAAGCGGCAGTGGCGTGGACGATGGATCAGCGGTGTCGATGCGGATGACCGATTGATCCGCGGCAAGGATGCTCGCCATTCGGGCGGCAAAGGGGTGCTCTGCCAGCGTCTCCAGTCCCGTCCGCGCGTAGTCCGGATCGTCAAAACCGGACCATTGGTCCAGCGACGGCATTAGCCAGAACAGCAGGCCGCCGGCCTGCAGGGTGCCTGACAGGGCGGCCAGGCCATCCGGCGGATTCCCGTGCCAGCCATCCCAGACCAGCACCGACAACTCGCGGCCCAACCACTGCCGGGCGTGCCGGGGCGCCAGTGGGAGCAGCTTGTCACTCGGATTGTCTGCCTCCGGGCCGGTCCAGACACCCGGCTCCTGAGTCAATCCCGGCAACAACGCCTTGAGCCAATCCAGGGCCCTGGAACGCTCACCCAGAAGCAGTACCAGCCGCCGTTCCCCCCGCTGCTGGAGACGGCGCTGGAGCTGCCGCCAGGCGTCAAAATCATTGGCCGGGGACGGGGCCGGTTGCATTAACTGAGGTCCACGGAATGGCGCTTGAGGTCGTTCAGGTCACACATCTCCAGCGTGGCCTGATGGGTTGCCCGCAGGCGAACCCGGGGGGCCGCGTCTGCCTCCAGGGCTTCCTGCCAGCGCGCCGCGCACAGGCACCAGCTGTCGCCGGCCCTCAATCCGGGGAAGCCGAAATCCGGGCGGGGGGTACTGAGGTCGTTGCCGCGGCGCTTCGAGAATTCAAGGAACTCGTCGGTGACCACTGCACAGACCGTGTGAAATCCCAGGTCATCGGGACCGGTGTTGCAGCAACCATCGCGGTAGAACCCGGTTTTCGGGTCGGTGCCGCAGGTTTCCAGTTGCTCGCCAAGTACGTTTACGGGTTCGGATATCTGCATGGATTCGTCCTCAAACTCCGGAACTGAGCAGCCTTTGGGTTGGGCTTTCCAAAACTGTGCGGAGCCATGGATGGCGGAGCTCAAGCGCCACATGGACGTGCTTGAGCGGGTTTTGGAGAGCCCAACCCAAAGGCTGCGGCCAACCCAGGAGTCGTCGTATGACTTTTATCGATTGATACTGATTATGCGGGACAGGTACCCGCACTGCCAGTTGGCCAGTACAATACGCGCTATGCCGACCGAACCCCAACATTCTGCCTCCCTTGATCTGCCAGATTTCCTCACCGATGAACAACGGGCCATCATCACCGCCGGTTATGAACATTCGGTGATCACTGCCGTGGCCGGCAGTGGCAAGACCTCCACCCTGGCCTGGCGGATCCGCTACCTGCTCCAGCAGGGGCACGACCCCGACCGCATGCTGGTCCTGATGTTCAACCGCAGTGCCCGGGTGGATTTCGAGCGCAAGCTGCAGGAGGTGTGCAGCCAGAGCGGGCTGGCAACGCCGGAGATCCGGACCTATCACGCCATGGGCTTGCGACTGTATAAACGCTTCGTTCGGGAAGGCTACCTGCCGGGCTTTTCCGACAAGATCCTCACCGAGCAGGAAATCAGCTTCCAGGCGTGGCAACTGACCCGGCGGTTGGCGCCGGAGGATCTGGCGGACGAGATCCGGCGCAACAAGAAGGATTTCGTGGAGACGGCCACCGGCTTCATAGACCTGGTCAAGACCACCCTGTCGCCCGCGGAGATTGTCTTCGAGGAACTGGGTTACACCGACAAACACCGCTACCTGATCGACCTGTTCCACAGCTTCGAGCAATGGCGC
Coding sequences within it:
- a CDS encoding enoyl-CoA hydratase/isomerase family protein, producing the protein MSIEVQEIECLEGHIGLLTLNAPASLNALSEPMINELQTTLDRWAEDDRICAVVLQGKGERAFCAGGNIRNLYSAIKEGGEHDIATRFFTREYRLDYSLHRFPKPIVGIAHGVVMGGGLGLLAACRYRLATPNVMVAMPEISIGLFPDVGASWFLNRLPGRIGLFMGLTGARLNITDTIRIGLADMVLLEEDRESLLGELQNQRWTGEPAADDNRLFRLLNQMHAPDYRSLEHSNLERHEQDIARLSAGDELPEIVDQLLSAEIDSEWWNACMSNLRGGCPVSAWLIWTQLQKAQQMSLKDVFRMELAMAMECTRRPDLPEGIRARLVEKDQRPTWSFASVADVPPDVVQAHFQPEWDDETDPMQLG
- the thiI gene encoding tRNA uracil 4-sulfurtransferase ThiI, which codes for MKLLIRPAPEVAIKSKPVRRQQMRHLRQNIRKLLARLDHDIVVEGSWDRVDVAVPEGRGLSGAVVEELLRIPGISTIQEIGVFPFAGLDDVAAKAVDAFADRLAGKTFAVRARRHGEHDFRSIDLERTVGAALMQASSATGVDLKAPDVEVRIEVRDDQFHIAHRKHRGLGGYPLGSVENVMTLISGGYDSSVAAYLMMRRGLRNHFLFFNLGGTAHEVGVRQVVHYLWNRYGASHNAKFISVPFDGVVAEIMRSVNHRHWGVVLKRQMLKAAAEIAKKNNAVGLVTGDAVAQVSSQTLSNLNVVDRASDEVVLRPLISMDKETIINIAREIGTESYARTMPEYCGVISQKPATRAKLHRVEADEAEMDPSVLAGAVEAREETPISRLLETTQTPEDVELVQTPGVDDVIIDVRHPSEGEQSPLMLTNNEVVQIPFYELNQQIAELPADRQYLLYCDRGSMSRMHAGHLKAEGHDNIKVYAPAS
- a CDS encoding c-type cytochrome; this encodes MTLKHYAIAGIFALSTAVPAIAAAADAEAGKAKAAVCAACHGQNGLAQIPTYPNLAGQNEQYLVSAIKAYKNKQRTGGQAAIMQGQAAALSDTDIANLAAYFASLPADGGK
- the ppnN gene encoding nucleotide 5'-monophosphate nucleosidase PpnN yields the protein MQEPTINALVSPEGSLEILSNHEVSRLKDRSQGGLYRLFRQCALAVLNTGVETDDCKTLMESHADFDVRLVPQPRGLKLELINAPAHAFVDGEMLRGIREHLFSVLRDIIYSHSIPQSAAGFRRDDPEDLTNLVFHVLRNARVLEPGRQPDLVVCWGGHSISQDEYQYSKEVGHQLGLRSLSIITGCGPGAMKGPMKGATIAHAKQRVKNGRYIGITEPGIIGAEAPNPIVNELVIMPDIEKRLEAFIRCGHGVIVFPGGVGTAEEILYLLGILLHPDNADLPFPVVFTGEKENAEYFEMIDKFIRNALGDEAASKYEIIIDDPARVAQTMKKGMKEVETFRRAMQDAYYFNWMLKIDPVFQLPFHPNHDNMRALELHRDQPVHLIAANLRKAFSGIVAGNVKEDGIRQVQAKGPFEIAGDPTLIKPLEAMLAQFVAQNRMKLPGSSAYRPSYRIVSGAA
- a CDS encoding DUF2237 family protein, whose protein sequence is MQISEPVNVLGEQLETCGTDPKTGFYRDGCCNTGPDDLGFHTVCAVVTDEFLEFSKRRGNDLSTPRPDFGFPGLRAGDSWCLCAARWQEALEADAAPRVRLRATHQATLEMCDLNDLKRHSVDLS
- a CDS encoding histone deacetylase family protein is translated as MKAFFHPAQDQHLPKTYFTRGQMRQPQEVPDRTGQMLEGLKEMGIPVLQPSDQGAAAIAKVHDLGYLRFLESAHRRWVKMDDWGDEVISNIFVRSPNHLTGILAEAARYQADGSCPIGENTWHAAYWSAQTALGAADVLIAGDRISYAVCRPPGHHARRDAAGGFCYLNNAAIAAEHMKSRFPRIAILDTDMHHGQGIQEIFYDRSDVLYVSIHGDPTNFYPVVTGFENERGEGEGFGYNINLPMPHGASEDDFFEKLDESLAAIKLYQPDALILALGFDIYKNDPQAKVSVTSEGFCRLSSHIRQLGLPTLVVQEGGYDLDALSENVQQFFKGLAG
- a CDS encoding tRNA(Met) cytidine acetyltransferase TmcA; the protein is MQPAPSPANDFDAWRQLQRRLQQRGERRLVLLLGERSRALDWLKALLPGLTQEPGVWTGPEADNPSDKLLPLAPRHARQWLGRELSVLVWDGWHGNPPDGLAALSGTLQAGGLLFWLMPSLDQWSGFDDPDYARTGLETLAEHPFAARMASILAADQSVIRIDTADPSSTPLPLLAEPDNGFTVGATSDQQDLIERLVQFGLGRRRRPMVITADRGRGKSAALGLAAAALLQRGRRQILVSAPSRDNVDTLFRHAREALGEDLLAASDACLQTRAGACLRFVTIRELLAEKPESEVVLVDEAAAIPAPLLKQVLLGWPRVVFSSTIHGYEGAGRGFAIRFRQILNRETPHWQLMTLTAPVRWSVSDPLEPLVSRLYLLAADNRASVSVSVSPDDVIIEPFVPRNADDRQLSDAFGLLVDAHYRTTPGDLRQWMDAPSARSWRARVGNVTVGILWGAVEGGLAPELAEQVTMGQRRIRGHLLPQSLASHSGFPEAASQGCLRVVRIAVPDAARRCGVGRRLVAAASEAAREEGLDTVGTSFGGSPALLAFWRACGLRLVRLGLNQEATSGEYPVQMMSGLSEAGARLVGQLRARQAEHWLALLPLAWPALEPGLLAALDDDLPANERLNDHDRRDLRSFGHGHRGFLLSLPVLRKTSRVSGVAAWLQAQGDAALWTAAVLQQRNWPTLQADGLCLGQRDGEERLRAMIRELLQKGPEL
- a CDS encoding ankyrin repeat domain-containing protein, coding for MAKGTGSPRYPVFILLLLLSWVSGCASRSEPTNLELETATGAATPMIEAAEQGDLDRVMALSEAGASLNTLTEKGSPLMAAVAAGRDRVAWYLLSEGASPDLATADGETPLMVASAQGSRRLVQLLLSAGARVNARDANGYTPVIRAAEQGHLSVVKVLLAAGANVNVSQGGESLLMKIVDSGDLLTAEMLLAGGADVNYRSADGRTALDVARASNNRDLEMLLVQAGAEL